In one Leptogranulimonas caecicola genomic region, the following are encoded:
- a CDS encoding GHKL domain-containing protein, translating into MKVGAGSHGFGTQSIKLATEKYGGYCSIKTEFSTYSLNILIPTAELPQED; encoded by the coding sequence CTGAAGGTCGGTGCCGGCAGCCACGGCTTTGGCACGCAATCCATCAAGCTAGCTACCGAGAAGTATGGCGGTTACTGCTCCATCAAAACGGAGTTTTCCACCTATTCGCTCAACATCTTGATACCCACTGCCGAGTTACCTCAAGAAGACTAG
- a CDS encoding amino acid ABC transporter ATP-binding protein: protein MANTTSTEKTNPQASMAAAAPEAAATEKPIIQVVDLHKSFGDNQVLDGINLDVCKGEVITIIGPSGSGKSTLLRCLNALEQPTSGQVIFDGLNLMAPDVDIDAVRCRIGMVFQHFNLFPHMSVLENITFAPMHNLGLTQQEAEDRARTLLEDVGLAEKADVKPSSLSGGQKQRVAIARALAMRPEVLLFDEATSALDPEMVKDVLDIMRRLADEGDTMIVVTHEMGFAREVSDRVIFTEGGHIDCQGTPEELFENPPTERLREFLSKVL, encoded by the coding sequence ATGGCTAATACCACCTCTACCGAGAAGACCAATCCCCAAGCCTCGATGGCTGCCGCAGCTCCTGAGGCTGCAGCTACCGAGAAGCCCATCATCCAGGTGGTGGACCTTCATAAGTCATTTGGCGACAACCAGGTGTTGGACGGCATTAATCTGGATGTGTGTAAAGGTGAGGTTATCACCATCATCGGACCCTCAGGTTCCGGCAAATCCACTCTGCTGCGCTGCCTCAACGCGCTGGAGCAGCCCACTTCGGGCCAGGTGATCTTTGATGGGTTGAACCTCATGGCCCCTGACGTGGATATCGATGCGGTGCGCTGCCGCATTGGCATGGTCTTTCAACACTTCAACCTCTTCCCTCATATGAGCGTATTGGAAAACATCACCTTTGCCCCCATGCACAACCTTGGGCTCACTCAACAAGAGGCTGAGGATCGCGCCCGCACCCTCCTTGAGGACGTGGGCCTTGCCGAAAAGGCAGATGTCAAACCCAGCTCTCTTTCTGGCGGTCAAAAGCAGCGTGTGGCCATCGCTCGTGCCCTGGCCATGCGCCCCGAGGTATTGCTTTTCGACGAGGCCACCAGCGCTCTGGACCCTGAGATGGTCAAAGATGTCTTAGACATCATGCGTCGTTTGGCCGACGAGGGTGACACCATGATCGTGGTCACCCATGAAATGGGCTTTGCTCGCGAGGTTTCCGACCGCGTGATCTTCACCGAGGGAGGACATATCGACTGTCAGGGCACCCCCGAGGAGCTCTTTGAGAACCCGCCCACCGAGCGCCTTCGCGAGTTCCTTTCCAAGGTGCTCTAA
- a CDS encoding glycoside hydrolase family 3 C-terminal domain-containing protein, which yields MAAGTDLQLTSRADVVLLCLGLDEIRETEGAERQDMCLAASQVALVSQLAAVSPNMAVSPNIVVLLSAGAPVETGWDKDVKALVHLCLGGQAGARAALDVVCGLVNPSGKLAETWPHALADTATAGSYPAEKKHALYKEALYVGYRIFDSAQVNVAYPFGFGLSYTTFDYSDLQVEVQDGSDPQVKVSCAVANTGPVVGAEVVQLYVAKPEGDVFRPAQEIRAFDEVVLEPGQSARVGFEMSGRDFAYYHVGNSEWEIEGGTYELRVSASSRDVRLRAAVELSGTGAANPYEGLDVEVYKRAQVSRASDEAFAAILGHRGPQSRCYRGRRQVSRTPGHLNATARIDTGFSAARCAGRPVFHGGARAAGCPRGLRKPRCFMGICGRRCSWGSMGLT from the coding sequence GTGGCTGCCGGCACCGACCTTCAGCTCACCTCCCGAGCCGACGTGGTCTTACTGTGCCTAGGCCTGGACGAGATCCGGGAGACCGAGGGCGCCGAGCGCCAAGACATGTGCCTGGCCGCTTCCCAGGTCGCCCTGGTGAGCCAGCTGGCGGCCGTGAGCCCCAATATGGCCGTGAGCCCCAATATTGTGGTGCTCTTGTCGGCGGGGGCTCCCGTGGAGACGGGCTGGGACAAAGACGTCAAGGCGCTGGTCCACCTATGCCTGGGTGGTCAAGCAGGGGCTCGCGCGGCCTTGGACGTGGTCTGCGGGTTGGTGAACCCCTCGGGCAAGCTGGCCGAGACCTGGCCCCATGCCCTGGCCGACACCGCTACCGCAGGCTCCTATCCTGCCGAGAAGAAGCACGCCCTCTATAAAGAGGCTCTGTACGTGGGTTATCGCATCTTCGACAGCGCGCAGGTGAATGTGGCCTATCCCTTTGGCTTTGGCTTGTCCTATACCACCTTTGACTATTCAGATCTGCAAGTGGAAGTGCAAGATGGGTCAGACCCGCAGGTAAAGGTGTCGTGCGCTGTTGCCAACACGGGACCTGTGGTCGGAGCCGAGGTGGTGCAGCTCTACGTGGCAAAGCCTGAGGGCGATGTCTTTAGGCCGGCCCAAGAGATTCGCGCCTTTGACGAGGTGGTGCTGGAGCCGGGGCAGAGCGCGCGGGTGGGCTTTGAGATGTCTGGCCGCGACTTTGCCTACTACCACGTGGGAAACTCGGAATGGGAGATCGAAGGCGGCACGTACGAGCTGCGGGTTTCTGCCTCCTCGCGGGATGTGCGCCTTAGGGCCGCCGTTGAGCTTTCTGGTACCGGCGCGGCCAACCCCTATGAGGGCCTGGATGTGGAGGTCTACAAGCGCGCCCAGGTGAGCCGGGCCTCAGACGAGGCCTTTGCGGCCATCCTAGGTCACCGGGGCCCTCAAAGCCGCTGCTACAGAGGTCGGCGCCAGGTCTCACGCACCCCAGGACACCTCAATGCAACGGCACGGATCGATACGGGCTTCTCGGCAGCAAGATGCGCCGGGAGGCCCGTTTTCCATGGAGGGGCGCGGGCGGCAGGGTGCCCCCGGGGCCTCAGGAAACCCCGCTGCTTTATGGGGATTTGTGGCAGGAGGTGTAGCTGGGGCTCCATGGGTTTAACGTAG
- the typA gene encoding translational GTPase TypA has product MLQENLRNVAIIAHVDHGKTTLVDKLLRATDAFRANQQVEDRILDSNDQERERGITILAKNISIEYKGVKINVIDTPGHADFGGEVERVLRMADSALLLVDAFEGPMPQTRFVLRHAIDAGLAIMIVVNKIDRPGARPEEVVNDSLDLMMDLGATDEQLEFAMEHVVYASAVNGCARLDPADDNDNMYPLLDMIVDCLPAPDCDPDGPLAMQCVTVDHSSYVGRIGIGRVYSGTIHVGEQILVVKNDGSRAMACAKQLFTFDYLGRTECQEIKAGDIGAVVGIDHTDIGDVYTDPANPVELDPIEIDPPTLAVVFEASTSPLVGREGDIVGGRQLKERLMREAENNVTMRIEELGDKTGIEVAGRGILHLSVLMEAMRREGFEFQVGRPRVLFKEDEHGHRLEPVELAVVETPNEYSGKVIEVFGDAGGTMTNMQSGETHTHLEFKIPTRGIMGLKNRILNVTHGEGIFYHTFSEYGPYAGELGQRNNGAMISMATEKAVAYALGTLQERGTMFVGPGDECYEGMLVGERSKPGDMVVNVARTKSLGNQRSSTADIAVQLTPPRTFSLEEALEYIMDDELVEITPKSIRMRKRILDTIERKKDNVRRGRVNKLN; this is encoded by the coding sequence ATGCTGCAAGAGAACCTGCGAAACGTTGCCATTATCGCCCACGTCGACCATGGCAAGACCACGCTGGTGGACAAGCTGCTGCGCGCAACCGATGCCTTCAGGGCAAACCAGCAGGTAGAAGATCGTATTCTCGACTCCAATGACCAGGAGCGCGAGCGCGGCATCACCATTTTGGCTAAAAATATCTCCATCGAGTACAAGGGCGTGAAGATCAACGTCATCGACACCCCGGGCCACGCAGACTTTGGCGGCGAGGTGGAGCGCGTGCTGCGCATGGCAGACTCGGCCCTGCTTTTGGTGGACGCCTTCGAGGGCCCCATGCCCCAGACTCGCTTCGTGCTGCGCCATGCCATCGACGCAGGCCTGGCTATCATGATCGTGGTGAACAAGATCGACCGCCCGGGCGCGCGCCCTGAGGAGGTAGTGAACGACTCCCTGGACCTCATGATGGATCTAGGCGCTACCGACGAGCAGCTGGAATTTGCCATGGAGCACGTGGTCTATGCCAGCGCGGTGAACGGCTGCGCCCGCTTGGATCCCGCCGACGACAACGACAACATGTACCCCCTGCTGGACATGATCGTGGACTGCCTGCCGGCCCCCGACTGCGACCCCGACGGCCCTCTGGCCATGCAGTGCGTCACTGTGGACCACTCCAGCTACGTGGGCCGCATCGGCATTGGTCGCGTCTACTCGGGCACCATCCATGTCGGCGAGCAGATCCTGGTGGTAAAAAACGACGGCAGCCGCGCCATGGCCTGCGCCAAGCAGCTCTTCACCTTCGACTACCTGGGCCGCACCGAGTGCCAAGAGATCAAAGCCGGCGATATTGGCGCAGTGGTGGGCATCGACCACACCGACATCGGCGACGTCTACACCGACCCCGCCAATCCTGTGGAGCTGGACCCCATCGAGATCGACCCGCCCACCCTGGCCGTGGTCTTCGAGGCTTCCACTTCGCCTTTGGTGGGCCGCGAGGGTGACATCGTGGGCGGCCGTCAGCTCAAAGAGCGCCTCATGCGCGAGGCCGAGAACAACGTCACCATGCGCATCGAGGAGCTGGGCGACAAGACCGGCATCGAGGTAGCTGGCCGCGGCATCCTGCACCTCTCCGTCCTCATGGAGGCCATGCGCCGCGAAGGCTTCGAGTTCCAGGTGGGCCGCCCCCGCGTGCTCTTCAAGGAGGACGAGCATGGCCACCGCCTAGAGCCCGTCGAGCTGGCCGTGGTGGAGACCCCCAACGAGTACTCCGGCAAGGTTATCGAGGTCTTTGGCGATGCCGGCGGCACCATGACCAACATGCAGTCCGGCGAGACTCACACGCACCTGGAGTTCAAGATCCCCACCCGAGGCATCATGGGCCTCAAGAACCGCATCTTGAACGTCACTCACGGCGAGGGCATCTTCTACCACACCTTCTCCGAGTACGGCCCCTACGCCGGCGAGCTGGGCCAGCGCAACAATGGCGCCATGATCTCCATGGCCACCGAGAAGGCCGTGGCCTACGCCCTTGGCACCCTCCAGGAGCGCGGCACTATGTTTGTGGGGCCGGGCGACGAATGCTACGAGGGCATGCTGGTGGGCGAGCGCTCCAAGCCCGGCGACATGGTGGTCAACGTGGCGCGTACCAAATCTTTGGGCAACCAGCGCTCCTCTACCGCCGACATCGCCGTCCAGCTCACCCCGCCCCGCACCTTCTCCCTGGAAGAGGCACTGGAGTACATCATGGACGACGAGCTGGTGGAGATCACCCCCAAGAGCATCCGCATGCGCAAGCGCATCCTGGACACCATCGAACGCAAGAAGGACAACGTGCGCCGAGGACGCGTGAACAAGCTCAACTAA